In Tachypleus tridentatus isolate NWPU-2018 chromosome 7, ASM421037v1, whole genome shotgun sequence, a genomic segment contains:
- the LOC143257774 gene encoding uncharacterized protein LOC143257774 codes for MTVDHGVGNWCYEYFNQQLLLLRRPDQLIKEQLFAETIRKQIIRNNQKTVRTSINLLYSLLRIIIRNNQKTVRTSINLLCSLLRIIIRNNQKTVRTSINLLCSLLRIIIRNNQKTVRTSINLLYSLLRIIIRNNQKTVRTSINLLYSLLRIIIRNNQKTVRTSINLLCSLLRIIIRNNQKTVRTSINLLCSLLRIIIRNNQKTVRTPINLLCSLLRIIIRNNQKTVRTSINLLYSLLRIIIRNNQKTVRTSINLLCSLLRIIIRNNQKTVRTSINLLCSLFRIIIRNNQKTVRTSINLLCSLLRIIIRNNQKTVRTSINLLCSLLRIIIRNNQKTVRTSINLLCSLVRIIIRNNQKTVRTSINLLCSLLRIIISAFFCYFKFKK; via the exons ATGACTG TTGATCATGGAGTTGGGAACTGGtgctatgaatattttaatcaacAATTATTGTTACTTAGAAGACCTGACCAGTTAATAAAAGAACAGCTATTTGCagaaacaatcagaaaaca aataattagaaacaatcagaaaacagtGAGAACTTCCATAAACCTGTTGTACTCTTTactcagaataataattagaaacaatcagaaaacagtGAGAACTTCCATAAATCTGTTGTGCTCTTTactcagaataataattagaaacaatcagaaaacagtGAGAACTTCCATAAATCTGTTGTGCTCTTTactcagaataataattagaaacaatcagaaaacagtGAGAACTTCCATAAATCTGTTGTACTCTTTactcagaataataattagaaacaatcagaaaacagtGAGAACTTCCATAAACCTGTTGTACTCTTTACTCAGAATtataattagaaacaatcagaaaacagtGAGAACTTCCATAAACCTGTTGTGCTCTTTactcagaataataattagaaacaatcagaaaacagtGAGAACTTCCATAAACCTGTTGTGCTCTTTactcagaataataattagaaacaatcagaaaacagtGAGAACTCCCATAAATCTGTTGTGCTCTTTactcagaataataattagaaacaatcagaaaacagtGAGAACTTCCATAAACCTGTTGTACTCTTTactcagaataataattagaaacaatcagaaaacagtGAGAACTTCCATAAATCTGTTGTGCTCTTTactcagaataataattagaaacaatcagaaaacagtGAGAACTTCCATAAATCTGTTGTGCTCTTTATtcagaataataattagaaacaatcagaaaacagtGAGAACTTCCATAAATCTGTTGTGCTCTTTactcagaataataattagaaacaatcagaaaacagtAAGAACTTCCATAAATCTGTTGTGCTCTTTactcagaataataattagaaacaatcagaaaacagtGAGAACTTCCATAAATCTGTTGTGCTCTTTAGtcagaataataattagaaacaatcagaaaacagtGAGAACTTCCATAAATCTGTTGTGCTCTTTACTCAGAATAATAATTAGTgcctttttttgttatttcaaatttaaaaaataa